The following proteins are co-located in the Telopea speciosissima isolate NSW1024214 ecotype Mountain lineage chromosome 9, Tspe_v1, whole genome shotgun sequence genome:
- the LOC122639651 gene encoding dihydrolipoyllysine-residue succinyltransferase component of 2-oxoglutarate dehydrogenase complex 2, mitochondrial-like isoform X1: MWGIIRRRVAGGGSSASLLDRSLQRIRPAVSTERSYSTAGKEAFLIGRGSNHVRNFSHHIFLGGTVSSKHIREISVFTQTDSPIRVWSRSFSSDSDDLVDAVVPFMGESITDGTLAKFLKNPGDIVQIDEPIAQVETDKVTIDVASPEAGVIQKFVAKEGDTVEPGTKIAVISKSGEGVTPAVPSEKEKPEKEAPQPSHPAEKDSVDKQKPKAESAPVQEKSKAPSTPPPKASATEPQLPPKERERRVPMTRLRKRVATRLKDSQNTFAMLSTFNEVDMTNLMKLRSDYKDAFVEKHGVKLGFMSGFVKAAVSGLQNQPIINAVIDGDDIIYRDYIDISIAVGTPKGLVVPVIRNAEKMNFADIEKEINTLAKKATDGSISIDEMAGGSFTISNGGVYGSLLSTPIINPPQSAILGMHSIVNRPMVVNGNVVPRPMMYIALTYDHRLIDGREAVYFLRRIKDVVEDPRRLLLDI; encoded by the exons ATGTGGGGGATTATAAGGCGGAGAGTCGCTGGCGGAGGATCTTCTGCTTCA CTTTTGGATCGGTCACTACAAAGGATTCGTCCCGCAGTGTCTACAGAAAGAAGTTATTCAACAGCAGGCAAAGAG GCCTTTCTTATTGGAAGAGGATCTAATCATGTCCGGAACTTTAGTCACCATATTTTTCTAG GTGGTACAGTTAGTTCAAAGCATATAAG AGAAATTTCTGTATTCACTCAGACAGATTCTCCCATCCGAGTgtggagcaggtcattctcttCAGACAGTG ATGACTTGGTTGATGCTGTTGTCCCTTTTATGGGTGAATCTATCACGGATGGCACATTGGCAAAGTTTTTGAAGA ACCCTGGTGATATTGTACAAATTGATGAGCCAATTGCCCAAGTCGAAACTGATAAG GTGACTATTGATGTCGCCAGTCCCGAAGCGGGAGTTATTCAGAAG TTTGTAGCCAAAGAAGGAGATACTGTGGAACCAGGAACCAAGATTGCCGTCATTTCAAAGTCTGGTGAAGGTGTTACACCTGCTGTTCCATCTGAGAAGGAGAAACCAGAAAAGGAAGCTCCTCAGCCATCTCATCCTGCAGAGAAGGACAGTGTTGATAAACAAAAGCCGAAAGCAGAATCTGCTCCTGTGCAGGAGAAATCTAAAGCACCGTCCACACCACCACCCAAAGCCTCAGCTACAGAACCTCAGCTTCCTCCCAAGGAAAGGGAAAGACGA GTTCCTATGACAAGGCTTAGAAAGCGGGTTGCGACTCGTTTGAAAGACTCTCAGAACACATTTGCGATGTTGAGCACATTCAATGAAGTTGATAT GACCAACTTGATGAAGCTGCGTTCTGATTATAAAGATGCCTTTGTGGAAAAGCATGGAGTGAAGCTGGGATTTATGTCAGGATTTGTGAAA gCTGCTGTTAGTGGGCTCCAGAATCAGCCAATAATCAATGCGGTTATTGATGGGGATGACATCATTTATAGGGATTATATTGATATCAGTATTGCTGTTGGTACTCCTAAG GGTCTCGTTGTTCCAGTTATCCGCAATGCAGAAAAAATGAACTTTGCTGATATAGAGAAGGAAATTAACACTCTTGCAAAGAAGGCTACTGATGGCTCCATATCAATTGATGAGATGGCTGGAGGTTCATTTACAATATCAAATGGTGGTGTCTATGGTAGCCTGTTAAGCACGCCCATCATAAACCCACCACAG TCGGCTATTCTGGGTATGCACTCAATAGTGAACCGCCCCATGGTAGTGAATGGAAATGTTGTTCCTCGGCCAATGATGTACATTGCTCTGACATATGATCATAGGCTGATTGATGGAAGGGAGGCAGTTTACTTCTTACGCCGTATAAAGGATGTTGTTGAGGATCCACGCAGGCTGCTTCTTGACATATGA
- the LOC122639651 gene encoding dihydrolipoyllysine-residue succinyltransferase component of 2-oxoglutarate dehydrogenase complex 2, mitochondrial-like isoform X2 — MGESITDGTLAKFLKNPGDIVQIDEPIAQVETDKVTIDVASPEAGVIQKFVAKEGDTVEPGTKIAVISKSGEGVTPAVPSEKEKPEKEAPQPSHPAEKDSVDKQKPKAESAPVQEKSKAPSTPPPKASATEPQLPPKERERRVPMTRLRKRVATRLKDSQNTFAMLSTFNEVDMTNLMKLRSDYKDAFVEKHGVKLGFMSGFVKAAVSGLQNQPIINAVIDGDDIIYRDYIDISIAVGTPKGLVVPVIRNAEKMNFADIEKEINTLAKKATDGSISIDEMAGGSFTISNGGVYGSLLSTPIINPPQSAILGMHSIVNRPMVVNGNVVPRPMMYIALTYDHRLIDGREAVYFLRRIKDVVEDPRRLLLDI, encoded by the exons ATGGGTGAATCTATCACGGATGGCACATTGGCAAAGTTTTTGAAGA ACCCTGGTGATATTGTACAAATTGATGAGCCAATTGCCCAAGTCGAAACTGATAAG GTGACTATTGATGTCGCCAGTCCCGAAGCGGGAGTTATTCAGAAG TTTGTAGCCAAAGAAGGAGATACTGTGGAACCAGGAACCAAGATTGCCGTCATTTCAAAGTCTGGTGAAGGTGTTACACCTGCTGTTCCATCTGAGAAGGAGAAACCAGAAAAGGAAGCTCCTCAGCCATCTCATCCTGCAGAGAAGGACAGTGTTGATAAACAAAAGCCGAAAGCAGAATCTGCTCCTGTGCAGGAGAAATCTAAAGCACCGTCCACACCACCACCCAAAGCCTCAGCTACAGAACCTCAGCTTCCTCCCAAGGAAAGGGAAAGACGA GTTCCTATGACAAGGCTTAGAAAGCGGGTTGCGACTCGTTTGAAAGACTCTCAGAACACATTTGCGATGTTGAGCACATTCAATGAAGTTGATAT GACCAACTTGATGAAGCTGCGTTCTGATTATAAAGATGCCTTTGTGGAAAAGCATGGAGTGAAGCTGGGATTTATGTCAGGATTTGTGAAA gCTGCTGTTAGTGGGCTCCAGAATCAGCCAATAATCAATGCGGTTATTGATGGGGATGACATCATTTATAGGGATTATATTGATATCAGTATTGCTGTTGGTACTCCTAAG GGTCTCGTTGTTCCAGTTATCCGCAATGCAGAAAAAATGAACTTTGCTGATATAGAGAAGGAAATTAACACTCTTGCAAAGAAGGCTACTGATGGCTCCATATCAATTGATGAGATGGCTGGAGGTTCATTTACAATATCAAATGGTGGTGTCTATGGTAGCCTGTTAAGCACGCCCATCATAAACCCACCACAG TCGGCTATTCTGGGTATGCACTCAATAGTGAACCGCCCCATGGTAGTGAATGGAAATGTTGTTCCTCGGCCAATGATGTACATTGCTCTGACATATGATCATAGGCTGATTGATGGAAGGGAGGCAGTTTACTTCTTACGCCGTATAAAGGATGTTGTTGAGGATCCACGCAGGCTGCTTCTTGACATATGA